A single region of the Bacteroidales bacterium genome encodes:
- a CDS encoding TraR/DksA C4-type zinc finger protein: MAEKTRYSENELMEFKEIIENKLKKAQEDYDLLRTTLSHSDTNDTQDTSPTFKVLEEGASVLSKEETGKLAQRQVQFIQHLQAALIRIENRTYGICRATGKLISKERLRAVPHATLSIDAKRQQRS; this comes from the coding sequence ATGGCAGAAAAAACAAGATATTCGGAAAACGAATTAATGGAGTTTAAGGAAATAATCGAAAATAAATTAAAAAAAGCACAGGAAGATTATGACCTATTAAGAACCACTCTTTCTCATAGCGATACTAATGACACTCAGGATACATCTCCTACTTTCAAGGTTTTAGAAGAAGGAGCCTCTGTTCTTTCAAAAGAAGAAACCGGAAAACTGGCACAAAGGCAAGTACAGTTTATTCAGCATTTACAAGCTGCTTTAATCAGGATAGAAAACAGAACTTATGGTATCTGCCGTGCAACAGGTAAGCTAATCTCAAAAGAAAGACTTCGTGCAGTACCTCATGCAACATTAAGCATTGATGCAAAAAGACAACAGAGAAGCTGA
- a CDS encoding lipoprotein signal peptidase: protein MKPYKIPVLIIFFILLFDQILKIWIKTHMMLGQEYHIFGNWFIIHFTENNGMAFGLEIAGEFGKIFLSLFRIIAVAGIGWYLTGLIKEKAPKGLIISISIIMAGAIGNIIDSAFYGIIFNESYGQIASIFPVNGGYSSFLHGRVVDMFYFPIIECHLPEWFPIWGSKHFIFFRPVFNIADSSITIGVSMIFLFQKKYFKKNK, encoded by the coding sequence ATGAAACCATACAAAATACCGGTTTTAATCATTTTTTTTATACTTCTTTTTGACCAGATATTAAAAATATGGATTAAAACTCATATGATGCTTGGTCAGGAATATCATATTTTTGGTAATTGGTTTATTATCCATTTTACCGAAAATAACGGTATGGCATTTGGTTTGGAAATAGCAGGTGAATTCGGAAAAATATTTCTTAGTTTGTTCCGCATTATTGCTGTTGCAGGAATTGGCTGGTATTTAACAGGTTTAATAAAAGAAAAAGCACCAAAAGGATTAATTATAAGCATTTCAATAATTATGGCAGGGGCAATAGGTAATATTATTGACAGTGCATTTTATGGAATTATATTTAACGAAAGTTATGGACAAATAGCTTCAATTTTTCCTGTTAATGGTGGTTATTCAAGTTTTTTACATGGCAGGGTTGTTGACATGTTCTATTTTCCAATAATTGAATGTCATTTACCCGAATGGTTTCCAATCTGGGGGTCAAAGCATTTTATATTTTTCCGACCTGTTTTTAATATTGCTGATTCCTCTATAACAATTGGCGTTTCAATGATATTTTTATTCCAAAAAAAATACTTTAAGAAAAA